In Sporomusaceae bacterium FL31, one genomic interval encodes:
- a CDS encoding amino acid permease: MMQLIRRLLIGRPLHNRELTHERLPKWKALSIFSSDALSSVAYGPEQIMLTLVAIPGLLAYGYMAPVAISILLLLAVVALSYVQVAKANPSGGGAYAIAKQNLGEYPALIAAGSVFADYVLTAAVSVSAGTAAIVSAFPFLGGHQVIIDLTVLFFVLTVVNLRGVRESSNAFVFPTYAFLLGILVLILTGIYQAFTHPIAVIPAESVVKQQLDWTILFLVLRAFANGCSSMTGIEAIADSVPMFKQPEAKNAVSTTYWMAGILAIMFTGITFLTMHYHILPVNDVTVLSQITENVFGRSPAYYYIQITTMLILYLAANTAYNGLPILLSIVAKDGYMPRYLATRGERLTYSNGIILLTIAAAILIIVFQGETGHLISLYAIGVFISFTIAQSSMVIHWFREKNKGWQGKALLNGIGATITGLVVIIITVTKFIYGAWIILVFIPIMIFIFKSIRGHYNSVAKQLSLPIEDVQDFASEGPSEHIVIVPVSTPTRVVFETLKYAKVIGNRVVAVHISSDEQTAIKMREKWESWQPGVELVVLHSPYRLLMKPLLHFIEKKEREKGPRDFITVVIPEFETKQWWHRLLHNQTGWILRTSLILKKKIIVTTVPYHLDE; this comes from the coding sequence ATGATGCAACTTATTCGAAGACTACTTATCGGTAGACCCTTACACAATCGCGAACTGACCCACGAAAGATTGCCGAAATGGAAGGCTTTATCTATTTTTTCTTCTGATGCTTTATCTTCAGTAGCATATGGACCTGAGCAGATTATGCTCACTTTGGTTGCTATTCCAGGCTTGTTGGCCTACGGCTATATGGCGCCTGTAGCCATATCCATACTCTTGCTGCTTGCGGTAGTCGCATTATCTTATGTGCAAGTGGCTAAAGCAAATCCTAGTGGTGGTGGTGCCTATGCCATTGCCAAACAAAATCTCGGTGAATATCCTGCGTTGATTGCTGCTGGATCTGTATTTGCTGATTACGTTCTAACGGCTGCTGTAAGTGTTTCAGCCGGTACTGCTGCGATCGTATCAGCGTTCCCTTTCTTGGGCGGACATCAAGTTATCATTGATCTTACTGTCTTATTTTTTGTTCTTACAGTCGTTAATTTAAGAGGCGTAAGAGAGTCCTCGAATGCCTTCGTGTTTCCCACCTATGCCTTTCTACTGGGAATACTGGTACTTATCCTCACAGGAATATACCAAGCCTTCACCCATCCGATTGCCGTTATTCCCGCTGAATCGGTAGTAAAACAGCAATTAGATTGGACCATTTTGTTCTTAGTCTTACGGGCTTTCGCTAACGGATGCAGCTCAATGACAGGTATTGAAGCAATTGCCGACAGCGTCCCTATGTTCAAACAGCCTGAAGCTAAGAATGCAGTTTCAACAACCTACTGGATGGCCGGGATACTGGCAATTATGTTTACAGGCATTACCTTTTTGACCATGCACTATCATATCTTACCTGTAAATGATGTGACAGTATTATCACAAATAACAGAAAATGTTTTCGGCAGGTCACCGGCATACTATTACATACAAATAACGACCATGCTTATTCTATATTTAGCTGCCAATACGGCGTATAACGGGCTTCCAATTTTATTATCAATTGTTGCAAAAGATGGCTATATGCCGCGTTATCTTGCCACACGCGGTGAACGCCTGACTTATTCCAATGGGATTATTCTGCTTACAATCGCTGCTGCAATATTAATCATTGTTTTCCAAGGTGAGACAGGTCATTTGATTTCCTTATATGCAATTGGTGTTTTTATTTCTTTTACCATTGCCCAATCCAGTATGGTCATTCATTGGTTCCGTGAAAAAAACAAAGGCTGGCAAGGAAAAGCGTTATTGAATGGCATAGGTGCAACGATTACTGGCTTAGTTGTCATCATTATTACTGTAACGAAATTTATTTATGGCGCATGGATTATATTAGTGTTCATACCCATCATGATCTTTATATTTAAAAGCATCCGGGGTCACTATAATTCAGTCGCTAAACAACTCAGCCTGCCAATTGAGGATGTTCAAGACTTTGCTAGTGAAGGTCCCAGCGAGCATATTGTCATTGTTCCGGTTTCGACTCCAACTCGTGTTGTCTTTGAGACATTAAAATACGCCAAAGTAATCGGCAATCGAGTAGTTGCAGTTCATATCTCCAGTGATGAGCAGACAGCAATCAAAATGAGGGAAAAGTGGGAATCATGGCAGCCTGGTGTTGAACTCGTGGTTTTACACTCTCCGTATCGACTGCTCATGAAACCGCTCCTGCATTTTATTGAGAAAAAAGAACGTGAAAAAGGTCCAAGAGACTTCATTACAGTGGTTATTCCTGAATTTGAGACCAAACAGTGGTGGCATCGTCTTCTCCATAATCAAACTGGCTGGATTTTGAGAACGTCCTTAATATTAAAGAAAAAAATCATCGTAACAACTGTTCCTTATCATTTAGACGAATAA
- a CDS encoding reactive intermediate/imine deaminase — protein sequence MKEVVHTEEAPHAIGPYSQAIKANGFLFISGQLPVNMENGTIVDGGIEAQTHQCLKHIKAVLSCAGSSIDDVVKTTVYLKDMNDFAGMNGVYTTYFTQQYPARACVQVAKLPKDAMVEIEVIAVSR from the coding sequence ATGAAGGAAGTTGTTCATACTGAAGAAGCGCCACACGCGATTGGACCCTATTCTCAAGCAATCAAAGCAAACGGATTCTTGTTTATTTCTGGTCAGTTACCTGTCAATATGGAGAACGGAACTATTGTTGATGGGGGGATTGAGGCGCAGACACATCAGTGTCTGAAACATATAAAAGCTGTTTTGAGCTGCGCTGGCAGTTCAATTGATGATGTAGTAAAAACCACTGTTTACTTAAAAGATATGAATGACTTTGCAGGAATGAATGGGGTTTATACCACTTATTTCACGCAGCAATATCCGGCGAGAGCGTGCGTGCAGGTTGCTAAGCTTCCTAAAGATGCGATGGTAGAAATTGAAGTCATAGCAGTAAGTAGATAG
- the tnaA gene encoding tryptophanase — protein MAVKYIPEPFRIKMVEPIKMLTREEREQKIKAAKYNLFNLAGQDVYIDLLTDSGTNAMSDQMWAGIIRGDEAYAGSASYYKLVEAGKDIFNYDFIQPVHQGRAAEKVLFGTMLGPGKVAISNMFFDTTRAHVELCGARAIDCVVEEAKDPSKRGPFKGNMNVEKMEKIILEHGADHVGLIVMTITNNSAGGQPVSVQNIRAVADVCKKYHIPLNIDAARYAENAYFIKLREEEFKQKSIKEIIRAIFDCGDMFTMSAKKDTIVNMGGLIGVKDANSPLILPIKARCISFEGFTTYGGLSGRDLEALAIGLYEGLDENYLRYRIGQMEYLAARLDDAGIVYQAPVGGHGVFVDAKAMYPQLPYYEFPGQVLAIELYKEAGIRACDIGSYMLGNDPDTKEQLHADFEFTRLAIPRRVYTQSHFDIMADALIAIKERAHEIKRGYKIIWEPPILRHFQAELAPIEE, from the coding sequence ATGGCAGTTAAGTACATTCCAGAACCTTTTAGAATTAAAATGGTGGAACCTATCAAAATGCTCACTAGAGAAGAAAGAGAACAAAAAATCAAAGCAGCAAAATACAATTTATTTAATCTTGCGGGGCAAGATGTTTACATTGATCTTTTAACCGACTCTGGAACCAACGCCATGTCTGATCAAATGTGGGCTGGTATTATAAGAGGCGATGAAGCCTATGCCGGTTCAGCCAGTTATTATAAACTGGTTGAAGCTGGAAAAGATATTTTCAATTACGATTTTATTCAGCCAGTTCATCAAGGCCGGGCAGCTGAAAAAGTTCTTTTTGGTACAATGCTTGGCCCAGGTAAAGTTGCCATTTCGAATATGTTTTTTGATACTACAAGAGCTCATGTTGAACTTTGCGGCGCACGTGCGATTGATTGTGTTGTTGAAGAAGCGAAAGACCCTAGTAAGAGAGGCCCATTCAAAGGCAATATGAATGTTGAAAAAATGGAGAAAATTATCCTGGAGCATGGTGCGGATCATGTTGGGCTGATTGTTATGACCATTACCAACAACTCTGCTGGTGGTCAGCCTGTATCTGTACAGAATATTCGCGCTGTAGCTGACGTTTGTAAGAAATATCATATTCCGCTGAATATAGATGCTGCCCGTTATGCTGAAAATGCATATTTTATCAAACTGCGCGAAGAAGAGTTTAAGCAGAAATCAATCAAAGAAATCATCAGGGCGATTTTTGATTGCGGCGATATGTTTACTATGTCGGCTAAAAAGGACACGATCGTCAATATGGGTGGATTAATAGGAGTTAAAGATGCAAATTCTCCATTGATTCTGCCAATCAAAGCTCGTTGTATTTCCTTTGAGGGCTTTACAACCTATGGCGGGCTTTCCGGAAGAGATCTGGAGGCTTTAGCCATCGGTCTCTACGAGGGGCTTGATGAAAATTACCTGAGATACCGTATTGGTCAAATGGAATATTTGGCAGCTCGCTTAGATGATGCAGGTATCGTCTATCAAGCACCAGTTGGCGGCCACGGTGTGTTTGTTGATGCAAAGGCAATGTATCCACAACTTCCTTATTATGAGTTCCCAGGCCAAGTACTGGCTATTGAACTGTATAAGGAAGCAGGGATTCGCGCATGCGATATCGGTTCCTATATGTTAGGCAATGATCCTGATACCAAAGAACAGCTTCATGCTGATTTTGAGTTTACTCGCCTTGCTATTCCACGTCGTGTTTATACTCAAAGTCATTTTGATATCATGGCAGATGCGCTTATTGCTATCAAAGAAAGAGCTCATGAGATTAAGCGAGGCTACAAAATTATCTGGGAACCGCCAATACTCCGGCACTTCCAAGCCGAGCTTGCCCCTATCGAAGAATAG
- the ytnA gene encoding putative amino acid permease YtnA produces MNSESSEMKRGLKNRHIQMIALGGAIGTGLFYGSAQTIQLVGPGITLSYIIGGIVIFMIMRMLGEMAVEEPVSGSFSYYAYKYWGEFPGFLSGWNYWFNYIIVSMAELTAVGIYINYWWPDIPHWVSALVFLVLITLINLIEVKMYGELEFWFAIVKVVAIVGMIILGMLMIFTGIGVGGKAIGFENLWIHGGFMPNGVWGLLLSLVIVMFSFGGIELIGITAGEADNPKKSIAQAINQVMWRILIFYVGALTVMMIIYPWNKIGLDGSPFVQIFSKMGIPAAATILNIVVLTAALSVYNSGIYSNARMLYGLAQQGNAPKVFAKLNTRGVPVVGVLVSSACTLVAVVLNYLVPGKVFMYLIAVAVLAAIISWIVIIIANLKFRAAKGADVAKLDFKVPWHPYSNYVCLAFMIMIVGLMLQIDDMKLSVYIMPLWLVILWTAFKLKKNCVNDKTIKA; encoded by the coding sequence ATGAATTCAGAAAGCAGTGAAATGAAGCGAGGTTTGAAGAATCGTCATATCCAGATGATTGCTCTGGGGGGAGCAATTGGTACAGGGTTATTTTACGGTTCAGCACAAACCATTCAATTAGTAGGGCCGGGTATTACGCTCTCTTATATCATTGGTGGGATCGTTATCTTTATGATTATGAGAATGCTTGGTGAAATGGCGGTAGAGGAGCCGGTCTCTGGTTCTTTCAGTTATTATGCCTATAAATATTGGGGTGAATTTCCGGGCTTTTTATCTGGCTGGAATTACTGGTTTAATTACATAATCGTAAGTATGGCTGAATTAACGGCAGTAGGAATTTATATAAATTATTGGTGGCCAGATATACCCCATTGGGTATCTGCTTTGGTGTTTCTAGTATTAATCACCTTAATAAACCTCATTGAAGTAAAAATGTATGGCGAGCTGGAATTCTGGTTTGCTATTGTTAAAGTAGTTGCCATCGTGGGTATGATCATTTTGGGAATGCTGATGATTTTTACGGGGATCGGTGTAGGTGGTAAAGCGATCGGGTTCGAGAATCTTTGGATACATGGCGGTTTTATGCCCAACGGGGTGTGGGGTTTACTGCTTTCTTTGGTTATTGTCATGTTTTCCTTTGGTGGAATTGAATTGATTGGTATTACGGCAGGTGAAGCCGATAACCCCAAAAAGTCAATTGCTCAGGCTATTAATCAAGTCATGTGGCGAATTCTCATCTTCTATGTGGGTGCACTCACTGTTATGATGATTATTTATCCGTGGAATAAGATTGGATTAGATGGGAGTCCATTTGTACAGATTTTTTCAAAAATGGGTATTCCGGCAGCTGCAACTATCTTGAATATTGTGGTTCTGACTGCCGCACTGTCAGTCTATAATAGTGGTATTTATAGTAATGCCCGCATGCTGTATGGGTTGGCACAGCAGGGGAATGCTCCTAAAGTCTTTGCCAAGTTAAATACTCGTGGTGTTCCGGTAGTCGGTGTTCTTGTGTCCTCTGCCTGTACGCTGGTTGCGGTTGTACTAAACTATTTAGTCCCTGGGAAAGTATTTATGTATTTAATTGCAGTAGCCGTATTGGCAGCAATTATTAGCTGGATTGTGATTATAATTGCTAACCTTAAATTCCGAGCTGCCAAAGGGGCAGATGTGGCTAAGCTTGACTTTAAAGTGCCTTGGCATCCATATTCAAACTACGTTTGTCTGGCTTTCATGATCATGATTGTAGGCTTAATGCTGCAAATCGATGATATGAAATTATCGGTTTATATTATGCCGTTGTGGCTGGTTATTTTGTGGACCGCCTTCAAATTGAAAAAGAACTGTGTCAATGACAAGACAATAAAAGCTTAG
- a CDS encoding ATPase AAA has product MFEYIIQIDFVDCPGLGYEIFRITEKNNIDKIAMEVIPTHGMVLQFQCAAQEQAQCLVEDLSNLKNIKAVTFRTQMPYQVKEIELRTILNSVSEGVLAIDKDGKISHINEVACKILHCGLEESIGVNVEALVGEDPPILDTLRFGHIYRLKERTIKRNGRTLQFLSSNIPIRNDQEQIIGAVSTIQDFQQVERVILQADKSRRFITFEDIIHQSRQMAQLIASARTVARTSSTVLLRGESGTGKELFATAIHAGGARCKKPFIPINCAALTESLLESELFGYEEGAFTGAAKGGKKGLFEQAHGGTLFLDEIGDITPRLQVRLLRVLQEGTVRRVGGTKDISIDVRVIAATHRNLEEMISAGQFRDDLYYRLNVIPVYILPLRERPDDIPLLSQHLIRKICNKINKPEVYLTKESVELLIAQRWPGNVRQLENMLERLINLIDTTEIRPEHLASWTDITGHVAFKSSGNISKNQQTMLVEIPLAGEWPQLKQIVAGVEKEVITRVLQHHPSSRLAGQILGVSNTTILNKIHQYKI; this is encoded by the coding sequence ATGTTTGAATATATCATTCAAATTGATTTTGTAGATTGTCCTGGATTAGGTTATGAAATTTTCCGCATTACTGAAAAAAATAATATTGATAAAATTGCGATGGAAGTAATTCCGACGCATGGCATGGTCCTCCAGTTTCAATGCGCTGCTCAAGAGCAGGCTCAATGTTTGGTCGAAGATCTCTCAAACCTTAAAAATATCAAGGCTGTGACATTTCGTACCCAGATGCCCTATCAAGTAAAGGAAATTGAGTTGCGCACTATCCTCAATTCGGTAAGTGAAGGGGTTTTGGCAATTGATAAAGATGGGAAAATATCACACATTAATGAAGTTGCCTGCAAAATATTACATTGTGGATTAGAAGAGTCTATAGGCGTAAACGTGGAAGCTTTAGTGGGTGAAGATCCCCCGATTCTTGATACATTGCGATTTGGCCATATTTATCGATTAAAGGAACGAACGATAAAAAGAAATGGAAGAACTCTGCAATTTTTATCCAGTAATATTCCAATTAGAAATGATCAAGAACAAATCATCGGAGCTGTATCTACTATTCAAGACTTTCAACAAGTGGAACGCGTGATATTACAGGCCGATAAATCGCGCCGCTTCATCACCTTTGAGGATATCATTCATCAAAGCCGACAAATGGCTCAACTAATTGCATCGGCCCGTACTGTTGCCCGAACTTCATCTACAGTGTTATTGCGAGGCGAAAGTGGAACAGGCAAAGAGTTGTTTGCAACCGCTATTCATGCAGGGGGAGCAAGGTGCAAAAAGCCATTTATTCCGATAAATTGCGCTGCATTAACGGAAAGCTTGTTGGAAAGTGAATTGTTTGGTTATGAAGAAGGGGCATTTACAGGCGCTGCAAAGGGTGGCAAGAAAGGACTTTTTGAGCAGGCACACGGAGGAACTCTTTTTTTAGATGAAATCGGTGATATAACACCGCGATTGCAAGTACGTCTATTGCGAGTTCTGCAGGAAGGAACAGTCCGCAGGGTGGGCGGGACTAAGGATATTTCTATTGATGTACGCGTTATAGCGGCCACACACCGAAATTTGGAAGAAATGATCAGTGCTGGCCAATTCCGGGATGATTTGTATTATCGGCTTAATGTTATCCCAGTTTATATCTTACCTCTGAGAGAAAGACCGGATGACATTCCCTTGCTGTCCCAGCATCTCATCCGAAAAATTTGTAATAAGATCAATAAACCGGAGGTTTATCTAACCAAGGAAAGTGTTGAACTTCTGATAGCACAAAGATGGCCAGGCAATGTACGTCAGCTGGAAAATATGCTAGAACGCTTGATTAACTTAATTGATACCACAGAAATCAGGCCTGAGCATCTTGCTTCTTGGACAGATATCACTGGTCATGTTGCTTTCAAAAGTAGTGGGAATATTTCTAAAAACCAACAAACCATGCTGGTGGAAATTCCACTTGCCGGAGAATGGCCTCAGTTAAAGCAAATTGTTGCTGGTGTTGAAAAAGAAGTCATCACCCGAGTTTTACAACACCATCCATCTTCCAGATTAGCAGGACAAATTTTGGGGGTGTCCAACACGACAATATTAAATAAAATCCATCAATACAAAATTTGA
- a CDS encoding diguanylate cyclase: MNFDLIHALHELIANLGVIFSFSTIFLSRFGIKHVHKSSKAKLNPPGLVFFACLLIITTLFPLEVSVNPKVIIDLRLSIIILCALYLGLLDSLAIGIFSVIVRILFYGGLTWLIWLPTALAAGPITCFLQYKLAHSPLHRPSKLIIIATACTTFSILSYIGVTSKVSSVYSLSPFADSTKFMNVYFPLLLLTPIAVVLLDWVIDYLIKAHIRLNDLQEKADIDGMTGLYNHRAFQSYLSKILEESRLKKTPVSLLMMDLDFFKAYNDTLGHQCGDTLLRELGVIIHRIVRKNGVVARYGGEEFAVILPNTTILNAREIAERIRIRVENTRFPGIDKLHKKRVTISIGVSSLQNNQLDKNALIDYADRALYYAKHSGRNKVCVFKERNDNY; the protein is encoded by the coding sequence TTGAATTTTGATTTAATTCATGCATTACATGAATTAATTGCTAATCTTGGCGTTATATTTAGTTTCTCAACAATATTTTTGTCACGATTTGGTATTAAGCATGTTCACAAATCTTCAAAAGCTAAACTTAACCCTCCAGGTTTAGTATTTTTTGCTTGTTTGCTTATTATTACAACACTATTCCCGCTAGAAGTTAGTGTTAACCCCAAGGTTATCATTGATCTTAGATTATCAATTATTATCTTGTGCGCCCTTTATCTTGGTCTCTTAGATAGTCTCGCTATTGGAATTTTCAGTGTGATTGTTCGCATTCTTTTCTATGGCGGATTAACGTGGCTAATTTGGCTGCCAACAGCTTTAGCAGCCGGACCAATCACCTGTTTCTTACAGTATAAATTAGCTCATTCTCCCCTCCATCGTCCCAGTAAATTAATCATCATAGCTACTGCATGCACCACTTTTTCAATACTTTCCTATATAGGCGTAACCTCCAAGGTATCATCAGTTTATTCATTATCTCCATTTGCCGATAGTACAAAGTTTATGAACGTATATTTCCCTTTATTATTATTAACTCCTATAGCTGTAGTTTTGCTAGATTGGGTTATTGATTATCTAATAAAAGCCCATATTCGTCTTAATGATCTACAGGAAAAAGCAGACATTGACGGAATGACCGGCTTATATAATCATCGCGCTTTTCAATCCTATCTTTCAAAGATTCTTGAAGAATCACGCCTAAAAAAAACACCCGTATCTCTTCTTATGATGGATTTGGACTTCTTCAAAGCTTATAATGACACATTAGGCCACCAATGTGGCGATACATTATTAAGAGAGCTTGGAGTCATTATTCATAGAATCGTTCGAAAAAATGGGGTTGTTGCTCGATATGGCGGAGAAGAATTCGCGGTAATTTTACCTAATACCACCATATTAAACGCGAGAGAAATCGCTGAACGTATTAGAATCAGGGTCGAAAACACCAGATTTCCTGGTATCGACAAACTACATAAAAAAAGAGTAACGATTTCAATTGGTGTTTCATCATTGCAAAATAACCAATTAGACAAAAATGCCTTAATCGATTATGCCGATAGAGCTCTTTATTATGCAAAACATTCCGGTCGTAATAAAGTCTGTGTATTTAAAGAACGCAATGACAACTATTGA
- the kdpE_2 gene encoding DNA-binding response regulator → MNLYNAYVLAVEDDRQIRNYISYLLNAEGFRYVAASTGEGALSILVSEPIDLMLLDLGLPDIDGMEIIRKVREWSDMPIIVISARDQDKEKAAVLDLGADDYLTKPFSATELFARIRVVLRYLYKQRSGNKVQSILQVGGLQIDLDKRLLYVDGNETHVTPMEYNLLTLFFKNIGKVLTTKQILKEIWGVGYGSDTQALRALMAGLRRKIEKNPAKPRYILTEIGVGYRLVDE, encoded by the coding sequence ATGAATTTATATAATGCCTATGTTCTTGCGGTTGAAGACGACAGGCAAATACGAAATTATATCAGTTATTTGCTCAATGCAGAGGGCTTCAGGTACGTTGCTGCAAGTACCGGTGAAGGGGCATTAAGCATATTGGTTTCAGAACCAATCGATCTGATGTTGCTCGATCTGGGACTTCCTGACATTGATGGCATGGAGATTATCAGGAAGGTGCGTGAATGGTCGGACATGCCAATTATTGTTATTTCCGCGCGTGATCAAGATAAGGAAAAGGCAGCTGTGCTGGATTTGGGAGCCGATGATTATTTGACAAAGCCTTTTTCCGCAACAGAGCTTTTTGCCCGAATCCGTGTCGTGCTGCGATATTTATATAAGCAGCGCAGCGGCAATAAAGTGCAGAGTATTCTTCAGGTAGGCGGATTGCAAATTGACCTGGATAAGAGATTGCTTTATGTTGACGGCAATGAAACCCATGTTACACCTATGGAATATAATTTACTGACACTCTTTTTTAAGAATATTGGAAAAGTGCTTACGACAAAGCAAATTTTGAAAGAAATTTGGGGCGTAGGTTATGGTAGTGATACGCAGGCTCTGCGTGCTCTCATGGCAGGGCTCAGACGAAAAATTGAGAAGAATCCGGCAAAACCACGCTATATCCTGACAGAAATAGGGGTCGGTTACCGGCTCGTAGATGAATAA
- a CDS encoding sensor histidine kinase encodes MITEKRDSGIKSIIYRAGVMFVFIIAASGTGYFFRAVGLLETNIAIVYLLAVLLTARFTDGYVFGILASLLAAFLFNFLFVDPFFTLSVNAHRYITTFIIMTIAALVTSTLTTHAKQNAIKARGKEAGTKILYTLTKHLTDAEDIHDIAGIATNAISKMLNSHVGCLWFDPNGKSEQNFIQQVSPQQQIRRQIPDVDALLQRIEGLKTDYDIGPEFYDWPIYGRETLLGIIRVPKDDAKAMNESQIRMLHATIESTALAMDRFRATQQRIKFNEEITQERFRVNLLRSISHDLRTPLSGIIGTSEMLMNMTAKEDMRHSLVVGIHKDANWLHSLVENILSLTRLQDGKLVLNKQEEAAEEVIGAAIRHISRHYPEYEIAVHVPDELLLVPMDARLIRQVLINLLDNAVKHTTLQDEISVSVMKDAEQNYAVFSVCDSGEGIEASELPNIFQMFYTSRVKHSDAQPGIGLGLPICDAVVKAHGGSITARNRTDGPGAEFIFTLPLEVNDHEFI; translated from the coding sequence ATGATAACAGAGAAACGAGATAGCGGTATAAAATCTATCATCTATCGTGCGGGTGTTATGTTTGTTTTTATAATCGCTGCTTCCGGTACGGGGTATTTTTTTCGTGCGGTGGGATTATTGGAAACCAATATTGCTATTGTATACCTTTTGGCCGTTTTATTAACAGCTCGTTTTACGGACGGATATGTTTTCGGTATCCTGGCCTCCTTGCTTGCAGCATTCCTCTTCAATTTTTTATTTGTGGATCCATTCTTCACCTTATCTGTAAATGCCCACAGATATATTACCACGTTTATCATTATGACCATTGCAGCGCTGGTCACGAGTACCCTTACCACACATGCCAAACAAAATGCAATAAAAGCCCGTGGAAAAGAAGCCGGAACAAAGATTCTATATACATTGACCAAGCATCTTACAGATGCAGAAGATATTCATGATATTGCAGGAATTGCAACAAATGCCATCAGCAAAATGCTAAACAGTCATGTAGGATGTCTTTGGTTTGATCCGAATGGAAAGTCGGAGCAAAACTTTATTCAGCAGGTTTCTCCTCAACAGCAGATTCGCCGGCAAATACCGGATGTGGACGCACTTCTGCAGCGGATCGAGGGACTGAAAACCGACTACGATATCGGACCTGAGTTTTATGACTGGCCGATCTATGGACGTGAAACGCTGCTCGGGATTATCCGGGTTCCCAAAGACGATGCAAAAGCCATGAATGAATCGCAAATCCGAATGCTGCATGCTACGATTGAAAGTACAGCTCTGGCGATGGATCGCTTTCGTGCCACGCAACAGCGGATAAAATTTAATGAGGAAATCACACAAGAACGTTTTCGTGTAAATTTGCTGCGGTCAATTTCTCATGACTTGCGTACCCCTCTTTCCGGTATTATTGGAACGTCTGAAATGCTGATGAACATGACGGCGAAGGAAGATATGCGGCACTCTCTTGTAGTGGGAATCCATAAGGATGCTAACTGGCTGCATTCTCTAGTTGAAAACATTTTGAGTCTGACCCGTCTGCAAGACGGAAAGTTGGTGCTTAACAAACAGGAGGAAGCTGCCGAAGAGGTCATAGGTGCTGCGATCCGCCATATTTCACGACACTACCCGGAATATGAAATAGCGGTCCATGTACCGGATGAATTACTGCTTGTTCCAATGGATGCAAGATTAATTAGACAGGTGCTTATCAATCTTTTGGACAATGCCGTCAAGCATACAACTCTCCAAGATGAAATCAGTGTTTCAGTGATGAAGGATGCGGAGCAGAACTATGCGGTATTTTCAGTGTGTGACAGCGGTGAGGGCATTGAAGCTTCCGAGTTGCCCAATATTTTTCAGATGTTTTATACGTCACGGGTTAAGCATTCCGATGCCCAGCCCGGCATTGGGCTGGGGCTTCCTATATGCGATGCAGTGGTGAAGGCGCATGGTGGAAGTATAACAGCCCGTAATCGCACGGATGGTCCAGGCGCGGAGTTTATCTTTACGCTGCCATTGGAGGTGAATGACCATGAATTTATATAA
- a CDS encoding oxidoreductase, with translation MGINHASQESNLSQLLIDYYVSKAKGGSDFITVEAASVAPFGKTIVNQLALWSDEHVAECKKLVDECHKYGAKVSARLHYADSETNPFPTAVQPVFSAPIPCRKYWENPNNLTTKEVYEMIQKFVDAARRCWDAGVDFVEVHATHDDLVGQFLSPRINKRVDEFGGNLENRLRFLLLIIQGIRQQIDQAYPIIVRTVDVSVIELKAITRRLEEAGVNAILVSAKLGYLAYLADKIKKSAKIPAMIKFLLVPLADTLNLMSQRIAFRLARRI, from the coding sequence ATGGGAATAAATCATGCAAGTCAAGAAAGTAACCTATCTCAACTTTTAATTGATTATTATGTCTCAAAGGCAAAAGGTGGATCTGATTTTATTACCGTCGAGGCAGCTTCTGTTGCTCCATTTGGAAAGACTATCGTCAATCAGCTTGCTTTGTGGTCTGATGAGCATGTTGCCGAATGTAAAAAATTGGTGGATGAGTGTCATAAATATGGCGCTAAAGTCTCTGCAAGACTTCACTATGCGGATAGCGAAACCAACCCTTTTCCCACCGCGGTTCAGCCTGTTTTCTCAGCTCCTATTCCTTGCCGGAAATATTGGGAGAACCCAAATAACCTTACCACTAAAGAAGTTTATGAGATGATTCAAAAGTTTGTGGATGCAGCCCGAAGATGCTGGGATGCTGGTGTTGACTTTGTCGAAGTACATGCTACCCATGATGATTTAGTTGGGCAATTTCTATCACCCCGTATCAATAAGAGAGTCGATGAATTTGGTGGCAATCTCGAAAATAGGCTGAGATTCCTCCTGTTAATTATTCAGGGTATTAGACAGCAAATTGACCAAGCCTATCCTATCATCGTTAGAACTGTCGATGTGAGTGTCATTGAACTAAAGGCTATAACCAGACGCCTAGAAGAGGCCGGAGTGAATGCGATACTTGTTTCGGCAAAGCTCGGATATTTGGCTTACTTAGCTGACAAGATCAAAAAATCTGCTAAAATCCCCGCAATGATAAAATTCCTGTTAGTCCCCTTGGCAGACACACTGAACCTCATGTCGCAGAGGATAGCTTTCCGACTGGCAAGAAGAATCTAA